The Rhopalosiphum maidis isolate BTI-1 chromosome 2, ASM367621v3, whole genome shotgun sequence genome segment ACCAGTTTTGAGTAAAAATCGTTTGTActcaatatacaataacatatttactttttaagcaCAACATGTGTTTTAAGTGAAATCCAAGTTAGCCTGTAACAAAAAATTCCGtagaaatatcatatttacaaGCCTTTTGTAcggtattaaataatgaaaaaaagaacTTTAAAACACTCAtcgaattttatttgattaattaaataaacaatggaTGGTGTATATAAAACCTATGTTAAacggtaatattatagtttctaGATTACcatctaaacatttaaaatgtataacatgttaattgttatacgaaaatcaaaatctaatattataaaaaaaaattataaaccgcttataaaatatgacgttttgtttttaattttattttaaagtaacatgttattataccTGCTTTAGTAAatacttactatatatatatatattattattagctatcatattattatcattatgataattatattgaattatcttATACAAGACAGTAAGATATcgcattttaacaatatttttaagactatAACTGTCGTGCATTACAAACTCACTACTGtttgaacattttgaaattagagataaaaaaagtttaaatataagtaaatattttattaaagaaaactaAAGGTTTATACttcacataatttaaaattatatggtatttgtaatgttttatggcttatgcTGGTTGCGTGCCTCTAAAGTTGTAACTACCTGAAAACATTAGCTCAGAAGaatgtatgattataaaacattttatcaaataattatattttagttttatttaattataatcaacataaataattgcttcaatatatttagataattatactttttatttaaaaattcacagCATACTTTTCCCATTTTTGTACATCTAAATAACTTTTCAGCCTTCtggcaattataataaacaatatttttaaaaaatatttgattaaataaataaaatatcattgaaaaaagtattttgaataataaaaaaaataaatacaaatttatccaatatatttgagtaaatacattaatatattaaaaaataaatattttaaattatttatattaatgaattgtaaaataatacaaaaaaattataaatattttatatattataaatttatgcaaaaatttctattatatttaaaaattatagtttcttttaaaagttaattagtCATTGTCGTAATAGCAGCACCATCTATACTCTTTCTACTGagtcgattatattattatacaataactaatttcgtaaaaatctgacagtaaatcataaaaaatcgtaaatttaatattatcgtcattttttataaatcaaaattatagcacttataataaaataataaaagagtaTAAAAcacaagtacaaaatataaatgtatttgagaTGTATTAGTTTGATATTCTATAccgtataaaagtatttaagtactactaaaatacaataatgaaaaaagtattcgaatacaaatatttaaatgttttacacCTCCGTGACTACtttgtatgattaatttaagattaatactatatacaacATATGTAGTGATCAGATTGATCGGATGAGGTAGAGTCTGGTAATTTTTCACCCACTTAAATAAATCAtggtagatatataaaaaaaactcgttTTGTAAAAAGATGAAATGACGGCCAACTAGTTTTCGTTTCATAGGTCCAAGCGGTTCTTGATTGACTAGTTGATAGTAAAcataatgtatgtttaaagATATAGGTTAAAgatgtagtataatttaaaataaagtgtagATTTCTGGtaccaataataatctataagtGCTGTTGTCTATTAATTGgctatattattgtctaataGTGGTGAAACTGAAATCAactagtacattttttattgttgatcagtagtaatatattttaaaattatatactcatcactttaaatatttagagttAAGTCTCGCTatactactaaaatataatagctacTAAAAGAGCTTACTGATTCTGGTCACCTTGCCGCTATACCGCCACtaacaactataattatttagtgcgAGCTGAAACCCCTGTACGACCGtatcattttgtatataaagaaCTAGAAACacgagaaaaattaaaacatcatcGAGCACAATTGGTTGATACAGAAACCtatgaaatagaaaaaatacgaTAATTAAAACGGCAACGCCATCTATCGAAAAAAGTGACTGGGAAAATAAGTTTACACACAATATTAgaacttcaaaaataaatctctaactttttaattttattttcacaaaaaaatatcaacgctaataaatatatagattctGCTGCCCAAAAGTCAccgaatatatattacttataggcaaagtaaaaaaatggaTAAAATAAGTGTGCAATCATTCAATATAAAGTAActgaaaatgattaaaatataatataatatgctgtcatttattaataaccataATTTACCGTGTTACTACTGCAGGTTaacttttatagttatataataaataaatacctttgaatttttaatgtaaatgttttgaattgaagattgataaaaaaaatatattttttataactacagTGGTTTCCGTGATGGGTAGGTATTTACGAAAGGGTCGTAGTtagatcaatattataattcattttagtcGGTGTGATGCACGGCGGCACGTAGTGAGTTTTTCCAACATGGACAACAGAGACGGTAGTTCAGGTGGCACTCAGGAAAAAACGtcagatttttataaaacacataaCTTACCCACCCGTTTTGAATATCCAGGTAGgtacagaatattatacactttataCGCGGTATTAGGTtcgattatataatacgaacaGGATATTATGTAGAGTGCagacgtatttatttatttatttataatatcgtaacgACTACATCGATtacacgtgtataataatacactttatCCCGATAAATAGCCCTATATATACAACCACACTGCTCTTTacacttttacattttttcacatataaaaaaaaacaccagaACGTATCGTCACGGGGGTGGATGATAACTAAAGACATCCAAACACAACTTTTGGCTTATCACTTTTCAACTTGACAAAAAAGCACCAGAGACTATAATTCAGCCCACCCGAGTTCTATTTACACAGATAACGGTATTAACCGTACTAGACACTCAAACTTAGCTTTCAAATTTcaacaacttttttaaattaaaaaaaaattcatctaACATTTTACCAAAgcacaaattaatatactcgtactgtatttatacgtataatatgtcgAATATTATGGTTTCTTGTCACAGGTTTACAGAACTACAGCAAAACCAGACGAACTCCAACAAATCTGTTCTACGCGACTACCTACAACGATTACGGATACTTCCCGCCAACTGTGCACACTGCGAGGAAATGTTATCACGGAAAGTCGCAGCGATTCGGGCAAGAGCAGTTTATCAGAGGAATGTATAGAGATCACTCGTTGAACATGTGAACGatatctacaataatatatccatagtaatatataaaaatatagacacATTGTAAGTCAATcgtaataaaaacacattaactttaaatagttatcagcgttttatattattgtgtataagtaataagtatattcaCGTACAAATTAAGTtttcctaatattattattatttctgtggttgtgtttattttattggtagtTTTCTGTTGTTGATCCTGCAGCAgggctaataaaataattagatattaatcCAGGCTTaatgtgatttttatataatacatattcattttaataatgtaattgtaatagaacaaaataatatctatgtattaataatataaaatatctaacacatttaaatgtattaaattaataaagttataaagtaCTCCGTGTGCTTGAGTTGAAGTAACACAGTAAGGTAATGGGTCCTACTCCTTATACCATTTCAAATTTAGTCATagacaataacaaaaataatatcatattaccatattatagccagtactataataagttaaagTCAAATAATTTCCAAATTGCACCTTACACCAAGAATTGATTTATCacagtatacaataaatagcCATATGGGTTCGGGTGTAATAAATGAATTTACGAGAAATGTAAATACACATGAATCCTAAGTCTAATATGGCTGATAAACCTTAGACTCATTAAacacttgaaaatatattggaaTACATTCAACGcaaaaaatacgataaataattaatatatcaaataaaatcaaaatcatttattgtaatatttttgtttaattcgtAGACagcaataagtattataatactgttttaaaTATGGCTTTTTTCATTAAAGTGCAGTACCCAACCCGTACCGGTGTTGCGTGTGCTTGTCACGTAACGAACGAAGACTGCTCCTGTATCGCTGGTGTGGACCGCTGGAGTATCCTGAACAAACAATCAAAACGGCCAAATTAACAAAAtccaat includes the following:
- the LOC113554666 gene encoding UPF0691 protein C9orf116 homolog, producing the protein MDNRDGSSGGTQEKTSDFYKTHNLPTRFEYPGLQNYSKTRRTPTNLFYATTYNDYGYFPPTVHTARKCYHGKSQRFGQEQFIRGMYRDHSLNM